The proteins below come from a single Miscanthus floridulus cultivar M001 chromosome 1, ASM1932011v1, whole genome shotgun sequence genomic window:
- the LOC136508357 gene encoding cytochrome P450 78A9-like: MDSSVESWWVLPMTLIPAVSCEQHENMATIATSFAYLAIFACLAWEGASLLYWAHPGGPAWGKYWRARGKPSSTIPGPKGLPVVGSLGLMSGLAHCSLADKASRRPGAKRLMALSLGPVRAVVTSHPDVAKEILNNPAFADRPLNHAAYGLMFHRSIGFAEHGPYWRALRRVAAGHLFGPRQVEAFAPYRAAVGEGIVAALRGAAGSGGVVQVRGLLRRASLYYIMRFVFGKEYDVSRAVPASGKEEVEELLEMVHEGYELLGMENWCDYFPGLAALDPQGVGARCAELMPRVNRFVHGIIQEHRAKAIAGGDARDFVDILLSLQESEGLADFDIAAVLWEMIFRGTDAMAVLMEWTLARLVLHRDVQAKALRELDEVVGGNSQVVTESAAPSLPYLQAMLKEALRMHPPGPLLSWRHRAISDTYIDGHHVPAGTTAMVNQWAISRDPEVWDAPLEFRPERFLPGGEGQDVSVLGADGRLVPFGSGRRSCPGKSLAMTTVTAWMASLLHEFEWLPASDTGAGVDLSEVLRLSCEMAVPLEVRVRPRSGM; the protein is encoded by the exons ATGGACAGCTCAGTCGAGAGCTGGTGGGTGCTTCCCATGACCTTGATCCCGGCCGTCTCCTGCGAGCAACACGAGAACATGGCCACCATAGCCACTAGCTTCGCCTACCTCGCCATCTTCGCATGTCTTGCATGGGAGGGCGCGTCCCTGCTCTACTGGGCTCACCCAGGCGGCCCTGCGTGGGGCAAGTACTGGAGGGCAAGGGGGAAGCCGTCGTCGACGATCCCGGGGCCCAAGGGCCTCCCGGTCGTCGGCAGCCTCGGCCTCATGTCCGGGCTGGCGCACTGCTCGCTGGCCGACAAGGCGTCGCGCCGGCCGGGGGCCAAGAGGCTCATGGCGCTGTCGCTCGGCCCTGTCCGCGCGGTCGTCACTTCCCACCCGGACGTGGCCAAGGAGATCCTCAATAACCCGGCGTTCGCCGACCGCCCCCTCAACCACGCCGCGTACGGCCTCATGTTCCACCGCTCCATCGGCTTCGCCGAGCACGGCCCGTACTGGCGCGCGCTCCGGCGCGTCGCCGCGGGCCACCTGTTCGGCCCAAGGCAGGTCGAGGCCTTCGCGCCTTACCGCGCGGCCGTCGGGGAGGGGATCGTCGCGGCCCTGCGCGGCGCCGCCGGCTCCGGCGGCGTCGTCCAGGTGCGCGGCCTCCTGCGCCGAGCATCGCTCTACTACATCATGCGGTTCGTGTTCGGCAAGGAGTACGACGTGTCGCGCGCGGTGCCGGCGTCCGggaaggaggaggtggaggagctgctcGAGATGGTGCACGAGGGGTACGAGCTCCTGGGCATGGAGAACTGGTGCGACTACTTCCCGGGGCTCGCCGCCCTCGACCCACAGGGAGTAGGCGCACGGTGCGCCGAGCTCATGCCACGGGTGAACCGGTTCGTGCACGGCATCATCCAGGAGCACCGTGCCAAGGCGATCGCCGGAGGAGACGCTCGTGACTTCGTTGACATCTTGCTCTCCCTGCAGGAGAGCGAGGGGCTCGCGGACTTCGACATAGCCGCTGTGCTCTGG GAGATGATCTTCAGAGGAACGGACGCCATGGCCGTGCTCATGGAGTGGACGCTAGCTCGTCTCGTCCTCCACCGCGACGTCCAAGCCAAGGCGCTCCGTGAGCTCGACGAGGTCGTCGGCGGGAACAGCCAGGTCGTCACCGAGTCGGCGGCGCCGTCGCTGCCTTACCTGCAGGCGATGCTGAAGGAGGCTCTCCGGATGCACCCGCCGGGCCCCCTCCTGTCGTGGCGCCACAGGGCGATATCCGACACGTACATCGACGGCCACCACGTCCCGGCGGGCACCACCGCCATGGTAAACCAGTGGGCCATCAGCCGCGACCCCGAGGTGTGGGACGCGCCGCTCGAGTTCCGTCCCGAGCGGTTCCTCCCCGGCGGCGAGGGCCAGGACGTGTCCGTGCTCGGCGCcgatggccgcctcgtgccgtTCGGGTCCGGCAGGAGGAGCTGCCCCGGCAAGTCCCTGGCCATGACCACCGTAACCGCCTGGATGGCCTCGCTTCTGCACGAGTTCGAGTGGCTGCCGGCGTCGGACACAGGCGCCGGCGTCGACCTCTCGGAGGTGCTCCGTCTGTCCTGCGAGATGGCAGTGCCGCTCGAGGTCCGCGTGCGCCCGAGGAGCGGCATGTGA